In one window of Candidatus Avedoeria danica DNA:
- a CDS encoding UDP-glucose/GDP-mannose dehydrogenase family protein, translated as MKIVVAGTGFVGLTHAAVLAENGHEVHAYDIDLAKIDAYASGDRERIEHYVNEPGLVEVIGETLGRYLFFVGPDAVDAALEGVEAIFMAPPTPPNLDGSTDMTAYRAVAAFLAERLARRADPSRRVVIVNKSTVPIGTVRMLQGILAEHGAANVGAASNPEFLPEGNAVEKSRRPDRIVVGAGDVADFEVLRRVYPQFHHHVRIGYIETTPETAEAIKYVANTLLLTYISFWNGIGARLGETFGDIDMEDLKRGVTADDRISTWGSYVSNGAGGSCFGKDIQSLMYQFRSHGQPYHLLQAVYDINEFQKSYLLDRAAHEAGFNFNNRSVALLGLAFKKHTNDMRDSSALKVVEGLLARGVREVRAYDPLANTEAARWFDPARNHLFERISYWPSAVDAIQGTDALFISTDWEEFRGLGDVITRTVAPPYLIIDGRRMLGDVDRLVAKGYQVLPVGGKLR; from the coding sequence ATGAAGATCGTTGTGGCCGGAACGGGCTTCGTCGGCCTGACTCATGCCGCTGTGCTGGCGGAGAATGGCCACGAGGTCCATGCCTATGACATCGACTTGGCCAAGATCGACGCGTATGCGTCCGGCGATCGGGAGCGCATCGAGCACTACGTGAACGAGCCGGGTCTCGTCGAGGTCATCGGCGAGACGCTCGGGCGGTACCTGTTCTTCGTCGGCCCCGACGCCGTGGATGCGGCGCTCGAGGGCGTCGAGGCGATCTTCATGGCGCCACCGACGCCGCCCAACCTCGACGGCTCGACGGACATGACCGCCTACCGCGCGGTCGCGGCGTTTCTGGCCGAGCGCCTGGCGCGGCGGGCGGATCCGAGTCGGCGTGTCGTCATCGTGAACAAGAGCACCGTTCCGATCGGCACGGTCCGCATGCTGCAGGGCATCCTCGCTGAGCACGGCGCGGCGAATGTCGGCGCTGCGTCGAACCCCGAGTTCCTGCCGGAAGGCAACGCGGTCGAGAAGTCGAGACGGCCCGACCGGATCGTCGTCGGCGCCGGCGACGTGGCTGACTTCGAGGTCCTGCGCCGCGTATACCCGCAGTTCCACCACCACGTCCGCATCGGCTATATCGAGACCACGCCCGAGACGGCCGAGGCGATCAAGTACGTCGCCAACACGCTGTTGTTGACCTACATCTCGTTCTGGAACGGCATTGGCGCGCGGCTCGGCGAGACGTTTGGCGACATCGACATGGAGGACCTGAAGCGGGGTGTGACGGCCGACGATCGGATCAGCACCTGGGGATCGTACGTCTCCAACGGCGCCGGCGGGAGCTGTTTCGGCAAGGACATCCAGTCGCTGATGTACCAGTTCCGCAGCCACGGCCAGCCCTACCACCTGTTGCAGGCGGTATACGACATCAACGAGTTCCAAAAGTCCTACCTGCTCGACCGCGCGGCGCACGAGGCGGGGTTCAACTTCAACAACCGCAGCGTCGCGTTGCTCGGCCTTGCCTTCAAGAAGCACACGAACGACATGCGCGACAGCTCCGCGCTGAAGGTTGTCGAAGGCTTGCTGGCGCGCGGGGTGCGCGAGGTCCGTGCCTATGATCCGCTGGCCAACACGGAGGCGGCGCGCTGGTTCGACCCGGCGCGCAACCACCTGTTCGAGCGAATCTCCTATTGGCCATCGGCCGTGGATGCGATCCAGGGCACGGACGCCCTGTTCATCTCCACGGACTGGGAGGAGTTCCGCGGCCTCGGCGACGTCATCACCCGCACCGTCGCGCCGCCCTATCTCATCATCGACGGTCGCCGGATGTTGGGCGATGTCGATCGCCTCGTCGCCAAGGGCTACCAGGTGCTCCCGGTCGGCGGCAAGCTGCGCTAG
- a CDS encoding ferrochelatase — translation MSPLADSGSPGPETADPLAPTNGADAPPHPYDAVVVVSFGGPEGMADVMPFLENVTRGRNIPRERLEDVAHHYALFDGVSPINAQNRALVAALERLLAAEGPRVPVYWGNRNWQPFLTDTWRQMAANGVRHAAAFVTSAYSSYSGCRQYRADIAAAQAAVGPGAPTVHKLRAFFNHPGFVEPQAARLRTALNGLDEARRAAAVVVFSAHSIPRAMAQSSRYVEQLGEASRLVAAAAGLEGPTRVVFQSRSGPPHQPWLEPDVGDVAAELAARGVTDLVVVPIGFISDHIEVVFDLDTELAERCRTLGVRLTRVPTVGTDPAFVRMIRDLVVERQTPGAPRPALGDLGASHDVCPAYCCWYEPAAGRPTSASDVASS, via the coding sequence ATGTCACCGTTGGCCGATTCGGGATCGCCCGGACCAGAAACCGCCGACCCGCTCGCCCCGACGAACGGGGCGGACGCACCCCCGCACCCGTATGACGCGGTCGTCGTTGTCTCGTTCGGTGGCCCCGAGGGGATGGCGGACGTGATGCCGTTTCTGGAGAACGTCACGCGCGGCCGCAACATCCCACGCGAGCGACTCGAGGACGTGGCGCACCACTACGCGCTGTTCGACGGCGTGAGTCCGATCAACGCCCAGAACCGGGCGCTCGTCGCCGCCCTCGAGCGTTTGCTCGCGGCCGAGGGCCCGCGCGTGCCGGTGTATTGGGGCAATCGAAACTGGCAGCCGTTCCTGACGGACACCTGGCGGCAGATGGCCGCGAACGGGGTCCGCCACGCGGCGGCCTTCGTCACCTCGGCCTACAGCTCGTACTCCGGCTGCCGACAGTACCGCGCCGACATCGCTGCGGCGCAGGCCGCCGTCGGCCCGGGCGCGCCGACCGTCCACAAGCTGCGCGCGTTCTTCAACCACCCGGGCTTCGTCGAGCCGCAAGCCGCGCGCCTGCGCACAGCGCTCAACGGCCTGGACGAAGCGCGTCGGGCGGCAGCGGTCGTCGTCTTCTCGGCCCACAGCATCCCGCGGGCGATGGCGCAGTCCAGCCGCTACGTCGAACAACTCGGCGAGGCCAGCCGCCTGGTTGCCGCCGCCGCCGGCCTCGAAGGGCCGACGCGCGTCGTCTTCCAGAGCCGGAGCGGCCCGCCCCACCAGCCGTGGCTCGAACCCGACGTCGGCGATGTCGCCGCCGAACTGGCAGCACGCGGCGTCACGGATCTCGTCGTCGTGCCGATCGGCTTCATCTCGGACCATATCGAGGTCGTCTTCGACCTTGACACCGAGCTGGCCGAGCGGTGCCGGACGCTTGGCGTTCGATTGACCCGTGTGCCCACCGTCGGCACCGATCCGGCCTTCGTCCGCATGATCCGCGACCTCGTCGTCGAACGACAGACGCCCGGCGCACCGCGGCCGGCGCTGGGCGATCTCGGCGCAAGCCACGACGTGTGCCCGGCCTATTGTTGTTGGTACGAGCCGGCGGCCGGACGGCCGACATCCGCGAGCGACGTTGCGTCGTCGTAA
- a CDS encoding HEAT repeat domain-containing protein, with protein sequence MFPVPLRTQSDEGPAIAFHALGRQLLDPSPDVRRSAALLVAALRPADVAPALVRAFVRYGDDVLLDAARAFGHQLTAVVAREVLDHSLGPSHRARLLEVLGETRDPFAVRVLREAAKDLDPTVRIAAHVALLALDQRNASDGVEAALLSPRPEQRAQALRLLRRLDLPAARALERGHMERFVADGAAIPADITVALPLLLDGEADVIDQLVRAVETSSETLVLLAGPASGPLADRHRATFARRLAHCTLLFSTDRHSVAEQAAILAEACAAAALAAPNGKRVVLVGPVPDPADAWPGLALLSAPARTRFDARLVFAGPHSVAPVLRWWGYLRTASPVDARLHVILTDLVLGAERLGAEGLAVYETWCARDGGNRDDALARALLARMVG encoded by the coding sequence ATGTTCCCAGTCCCCTTGCGCACACAGTCGGACGAAGGCCCGGCGATCGCGTTCCACGCCCTCGGCCGTCAGCTGCTCGACCCGTCGCCGGACGTGCGTCGGTCGGCCGCGCTGCTCGTGGCGGCGTTGCGCCCGGCCGATGTCGCGCCGGCGCTCGTGCGCGCCTTCGTCCGGTACGGCGACGACGTCCTGCTCGACGCCGCCCGCGCGTTCGGACACCAACTGACGGCGGTCGTGGCGCGTGAGGTCCTGGATCACAGCCTTGGGCCGAGCCACCGCGCCCGTCTGCTCGAGGTGCTGGGGGAAACACGCGACCCGTTTGCCGTGCGCGTGCTGCGGGAGGCCGCGAAGGACCTCGACCCGACGGTGCGGATCGCCGCGCATGTCGCGCTGCTGGCGCTCGACCAGCGGAATGCGTCGGACGGGGTCGAGGCGGCGCTGCTCAGCCCGCGGCCGGAGCAACGGGCGCAGGCGCTCCGGCTGCTGCGGCGTCTCGATCTGCCGGCCGCGCGCGCTCTCGAGCGCGGCCACATGGAACGGTTCGTGGCCGACGGCGCGGCGATCCCGGCCGATATCACGGTCGCGCTGCCGCTGCTCCTCGACGGCGAGGCCGATGTGATCGACCAGCTCGTGCGCGCCGTCGAGACATCATCCGAGACCCTCGTGCTGCTGGCCGGCCCGGCATCCGGGCCGCTGGCCGACCGCCACCGCGCCACGTTCGCGAGGCGGCTGGCGCACTGCACGTTGTTGTTCAGCACCGACCGCCACAGCGTTGCCGAGCAGGCAGCGATCCTTGCCGAGGCTTGCGCCGCCGCCGCTCTGGCCGCACCCAACGGCAAGCGGGTCGTGCTCGTCGGACCGGTGCCGGATCCGGCCGACGCCTGGCCCGGCCTCGCGCTCCTCAGCGCGCCCGCGCGAACGCGCTTCGACGCCCGACTGGTGTTCGCCGGGCCGCACAGCGTGGCGCCCGTTCTCCGCTGGTGGGGCTACCTGCGCACCGCCAGCCCCGTCGATGCCCGCCTCCACGTCATCCTGACCGACCTCGTGCTTGGCGCCGAGCGGCTGGGGGCCGAGGGGCTGGCCGTCTACGAGACGTGGTGTGCCCGCGACGGCGGCAACCGGGACGATGCGTTGGCGCGGGCGCTGCTGGCGCGGATGGTCGGCTGA
- a CDS encoding S8 family serine peptidase, with translation MVMVGAVVALGVTHGGRVVAGAPAAASLPSAVETHLVIGYRPGASAAELIPVHARLGARVVRNIVAVHAAVVALPLDTAAAAGPLHTTLFGDEAAAAVTPGIRTAHSTLSPGVAAAAHLYAAQPEVAYVESDVPAAIAAPSAPSRRPAAPTGGSTLARSDPFAADQWHLDATRLPEAWSQSAADGIRIAIVDTGVQVDHPDLGSALQPGWNVRDGSNDTSDDHGHGTAVAGVVAAGVGNGVGVAGAAPGGRIVPVKALGADGTGWMSDVAAGIVWAADHDVKVIVVAAGSRQPLRLLADAVAYAGRRGALVVAAAGNAGAQSLDHPAADVGALAVGAVDVHGALTAWSNRGNGLRLVAPGDDILTTVRDGYATASGTSLSAAIVGGVAALMIAQRPDAGPDEIARRLIATANDDALAPGIVDARAATAGDDDDRSPSARLPGFWQKMPPAYLPAVHR, from the coding sequence ATGGTGATGGTGGGCGCCGTCGTCGCGCTCGGGGTGACGCACGGCGGTCGCGTCGTCGCCGGAGCGCCCGCGGCGGCCTCGCTGCCGTCGGCGGTCGAGACGCACCTTGTCATCGGTTATCGTCCGGGCGCAAGCGCCGCCGAGCTCATCCCCGTTCATGCCCGGCTCGGCGCGCGCGTGGTCCGGAACATTGTGGCCGTGCACGCCGCGGTGGTGGCCCTGCCCCTTGACACCGCCGCGGCGGCTGGCCCGCTACACACGACTCTCTTCGGCGACGAGGCGGCGGCCGCCGTGACGCCCGGGATCAGGACAGCGCATTCCACGTTGTCCCCCGGCGTCGCGGCGGCCGCACATCTCTACGCCGCGCAGCCCGAGGTGGCCTACGTCGAATCCGACGTGCCGGCCGCAATCGCCGCACCGTCGGCGCCGAGCCGCCGCCCGGCGGCGCCAACCGGCGGCTCGACCCTCGCCCGCAGCGACCCCTTCGCCGCCGACCAATGGCACCTCGACGCCACACGCCTGCCCGAGGCGTGGTCGCAGTCCGCCGCAGACGGCATCCGGATCGCCATCGTCGACACGGGCGTCCAGGTAGATCACCCGGACCTCGGCTCGGCACTGCAACCCGGCTGGAATGTCCGCGACGGCTCGAACGACACGAGCGACGACCACGGGCACGGCACCGCTGTGGCGGGCGTCGTCGCCGCCGGCGTCGGCAACGGCGTCGGCGTGGCCGGCGCCGCGCCGGGTGGACGGATCGTGCCCGTGAAGGCGCTCGGGGCCGACGGCACGGGCTGGATGTCGGACGTCGCCGCCGGGATCGTCTGGGCGGCCGACCATGACGTCAAGGTGATCGTCGTCGCCGCCGGCAGCCGTCAGCCGCTGCGCCTGCTCGCCGACGCCGTCGCGTACGCCGGTCGGCGCGGCGCGCTCGTCGTCGCCGCCGCCGGTAACGCCGGCGCGCAGTCCCTCGATCACCCGGCCGCCGATGTCGGCGCGCTGGCCGTCGGCGCCGTCGACGTCCATGGCGCGCTGACGGCGTGGTCGAACCGGGGGAACGGTCTGCGGTTGGTGGCGCCGGGCGACGACATCCTCACGACGGTCCGCGACGGGTACGCGACCGCCAGCGGCACGAGCCTGTCGGCGGCGATCGTCGGCGGCGTGGCGGCGCTCATGATCGCCCAGCGGCCGGATGCCGGACCGGACGAGATCGCACGCCGGTTGATCGCGACCGCCAACGACGATGCGCTGGCGCCGGGCATCGTCGACGCCCGCGCCGCAACGGCGGGGGATGACGACGACCGGTCACCCTCGGCCCGGCTACCCGGGTTCTGGCAAAAGATGCCGCCCGCCTACCTGCCGGCCGTGCATCGGTAG
- a CDS encoding exo-alpha-sialidase, giving the protein MTRLEVASTAKVERSLRAVLAAVVLSSAFAAGCTRAPDGATPTPQARTSTPMPMSMASGVATPLAPMPARRATTDAYLPPSPQLTHTPPIPTSPLFVDGPAGRIYASGPMSGTAQLAVYATGDGRLLETVPIARDERLLDIDREGRRLYVYRPAEGVRLLDADTLREVGWVALPTPDPADEAAIGFTPWPRLRQWPLVRPVTHQLVTFDGMTVRLHDGASGVEVDAFDVPLEGEAGPIKNASFSADGRVLYVAVADTDLAPWDGNAGAIIVALEMDTRRVIERRNLRATITGWLAWGDSLLIEGTVDKLAGLWHILWVGGHERRRLVGAEWTWHWSAFDAQRGRLVGSLNSHEPTYSAALWHTVADPTTLDLAYMSPVRLGPPFAYSWDSDSPPLSVYDDVTDQPFGRSRNRQLNRAAAADIAPDAAPADEPAPRQTVRALSAVLPAAGESGTPLAYTGIVTTTSRDGTPTPMFGNPEFHPVIRRAGDPTWRLNHPAGVPAWPDAVVAAPAASASADGGALLFGLITGVGVFRSTDLGRSWQPASAGIDAVNIRDIDVSPDYAHDRTLFATSHTDMPPDADADNDPSASAWRSRDGGARWEPIGRYAALAISPEFARDRTVIAFEHLGAQCFISTDGGDHWSAGGALGSKGGNVDDYRYEGLFADESWIIPAAAGGPRILLAMGTTGTGYGGGSHWPEWGIRLFRSIDDGITWSLAWSPDRHWDGMDNSLGDADLLGETGGTLVLRASTYRSSALLSRDGGMTWQERWVADEPEAVPLAVAPDGVVVGAGRRRTAGREGVWTVALDGFVDRAPADR; this is encoded by the coding sequence GTGACGCGGCTCGAAGTAGCATCAACGGCGAAGGTCGAGCGCTCGCTTCGCGCAGTTCTCGCGGCCGTCGTCCTCTCCTCCGCCTTCGCCGCCGGCTGCACGCGGGCGCCTGACGGCGCAACGCCGACCCCGCAAGCGCGCACGTCGACGCCGATGCCGATGTCCATGGCGTCAGGAGTGGCGACGCCGCTGGCGCCGATGCCAGCGCGCCGAGCCACGACCGACGCGTACCTACCGCCCAGTCCGCAGCTGACCCACACCCCGCCAATCCCCACCAGCCCCCTCTTCGTCGACGGCCCCGCCGGCCGCATCTACGCCAGCGGCCCGATGTCCGGCACGGCGCAGCTCGCGGTGTACGCCACGGGGGACGGCCGTCTGCTGGAGACGGTGCCCATCGCACGGGACGAACGGCTGCTGGATATCGACCGCGAGGGGCGGCGGTTGTACGTGTACCGGCCGGCGGAGGGCGTTCGGCTGCTGGATGCGGACACGTTGCGAGAGGTGGGGTGGGTGGCGCTGCCAACACCGGACCCGGCGGATGAGGCGGCGATCGGCTTCACCCCGTGGCCACGGTTGCGGCAATGGCCGCTGGTCCGTCCGGTCACGCACCAACTGGTCACGTTCGACGGCATGACGGTCCGGCTGCACGACGGTGCGTCGGGCGTCGAGGTCGATGCGTTCGACGTGCCGTTGGAGGGCGAGGCCGGGCCGATCAAGAACGCGTCGTTCAGCGCCGACGGCCGGGTGCTCTACGTTGCCGTGGCTGATACCGACCTCGCGCCATGGGACGGCAATGCGGGCGCGATCATCGTTGCGCTCGAAATGGACACGCGCCGCGTGATCGAGCGGCGCAACCTGCGCGCCACAATCACGGGGTGGCTGGCGTGGGGGGACAGTCTGTTGATCGAGGGGACGGTGGACAAGCTCGCCGGCTTGTGGCACATCCTGTGGGTGGGCGGACACGAGCGTCGGCGCTTGGTCGGGGCGGAGTGGACTTGGCACTGGTCGGCGTTCGACGCCCAGCGCGGACGCCTGGTCGGGTCGCTCAACTCCCACGAACCGACCTATTCGGCTGCCCTGTGGCACACGGTGGCGGATCCGACGACTCTGGATCTCGCGTACATGTCGCCCGTCCGCCTCGGCCCGCCGTTTGCATACTCGTGGGACTCGGACAGTCCACCGCTGAGCGTCTATGACGATGTCACGGACCAGCCCTTCGGACGGAGCCGCAACCGCCAGCTGAACCGAGCCGCCGCGGCCGACATCGCGCCCGACGCGGCGCCCGCCGACGAGCCCGCACCGCGCCAGACCGTGCGTGCGCTCTCCGCCGTTCTCCCGGCGGCCGGCGAGAGCGGTACGCCGCTGGCCTACACGGGCATCGTCACGACGACATCGCGCGACGGGACGCCGACGCCCATGTTCGGCAACCCTGAGTTCCACCCGGTCATCCGTCGTGCCGGCGACCCGACGTGGCGGCTGAACCATCCTGCCGGCGTGCCCGCCTGGCCGGACGCCGTGGTCGCCGCGCCGGCCGCCTCGGCCAGCGCGGATGGCGGCGCGTTGCTGTTCGGCCTGATCACCGGCGTCGGCGTATTCCGCAGCACCGACCTCGGCCGCTCCTGGCAGCCCGCCAGCGCCGGTATCGATGCGGTAAACATCCGCGACATCGACGTCTCGCCTGACTACGCGCACGACCGGACGCTGTTCGCCACGAGCCACACGGACATGCCGCCCGACGCCGACGCGGACAACGACCCCTCGGCATCCGCGTGGCGCTCGCGGGACGGCGGCGCGCGTTGGGAGCCGATCGGGCGCTACGCCGCGCTGGCCATCTCGCCCGAGTTCGCGCGCGACCGGACGGTGATCGCGTTCGAGCATCTCGGAGCGCAGTGCTTCATCTCAACGGACGGCGGCGACCATTGGAGCGCCGGCGGTGCGTTGGGATCCAAGGGCGGCAACGTGGACGACTACCGTTACGAGGGGCTCTTCGCCGACGAGAGCTGGATCATCCCGGCCGCGGCAGGTGGTCCACGCATCCTCCTGGCCATGGGGACGACCGGGACCGGTTACGGTGGCGGTTCGCACTGGCCGGAATGGGGCATCCGGCTGTTTCGATCGATCGACGACGGCATCACGTGGAGCCTCGCCTGGTCACCGGACCGCCACTGGGACGGAATGGACAATTCCCTGGGCGATGCAGACCTGCTGGGAGAGACCGGCGGCACGTTGGTTCTCCGGGCGAGCACGTACCGCTCGAGCGCGCTGCTTTCCCGCGACGGTGGAATGACCTGGCAGGAGCGGTGGGTGGCGGATGAACCGGAAGCGGTGCCGCTGGCCGTGGCGCCGGACGGCGTGGTCGTCGGTGCGGGTCGGCGGCGGACGGCGGGGCGAGAAGGTGTGTGGACCGTGGCGCTGGACGGATTCGTGGATCGCGCGCCGGCGGACCGCTAG
- a CDS encoding VWA domain-containing protein, with translation MNRSKWRRPIAALVPILIALLAFGALPAMRLAAQGGPNPNTSDCDPNLLSSVNPEAFSLGQTAQVQLTMNMSCPDYRLPIDLVFLVDVSNSMTRGKAGLGSALPTTSAPGVPGPGTTAKPPVEPPVEPPVEPPIEPPVQPLQAGPIQTGEPAEPPGVPVPGGANAGRGNGDPPGCEQAGGSTPGGAGGGGSTLPKLPTVEGPKTAIPEKTAVQKTAVPGEGTRPPGSSATPGGPGGAGNDQGGQAAEPAGTEDLIREAKEFIRDFVDQPQIQQDLSDGTLRLGLVAFSDRGRRLMSLTNEGNRVTGRLSLLRGSGRTRIDLGMRTAEAVLLDRNNVRRADNDADRTKVVIVLSDGAFCARDLRVKVDKRIEVMTLGAGRGPYTKNLRAMATDLAYALKLQGGRALKDTQYIYTKDFVRTRPVTVASLDMTAELEPSMQIVDGSVNPAGTVDMQIIKWTAPAIDWTKPVTLTYGIRPQSGGLQNVNHWAHVTWKDSEKRDGQGVFPALYVDVAGPTATATPEIVPTATPELPPELR, from the coding sequence GTGAACCGATCCAAATGGCGACGACCGATCGCCGCCCTCGTCCCCATCCTCATCGCGCTGTTGGCCTTCGGTGCCTTGCCCGCGATGCGGTTGGCGGCCCAGGGTGGTCCAAACCCGAACACAAGCGACTGCGATCCCAACCTGCTCTCGAGCGTCAACCCTGAGGCGTTCAGCCTCGGCCAGACGGCGCAGGTGCAGCTCACGATGAACATGAGCTGCCCCGACTACCGGCTGCCGATCGACCTCGTCTTCCTGGTCGACGTCTCGAACTCGATGACGCGCGGCAAGGCGGGCCTTGGCTCGGCACTGCCGACGACGAGCGCGCCCGGCGTGCCCGGGCCTGGGACGACGGCCAAGCCACCGGTTGAGCCACCGGTCGAGCCGCCGGTCGAACCACCGATCGAGCCGCCGGTTCAGCCTCTGCAGGCAGGCCCGATCCAGACCGGCGAGCCGGCCGAGCCACCCGGCGTGCCCGTCCCGGGCGGCGCGAACGCCGGTCGCGGCAACGGTGACCCGCCCGGTTGTGAGCAGGCAGGCGGATCGACCCCCGGCGGTGCGGGCGGAGGTGGGTCGACGCTGCCGAAGCTGCCGACCGTCGAAGGGCCGAAGACGGCCATACCCGAGAAGACGGCAGTCCAGAAGACGGCCGTTCCGGGCGAAGGAACGAGGCCCCCGGGGAGTTCGGCGACGCCCGGCGGTCCCGGCGGCGCCGGCAATGACCAAGGCGGACAAGCCGCCGAGCCGGCCGGCACCGAGGATCTGATCCGGGAGGCCAAGGAGTTCATCCGCGACTTCGTCGATCAGCCGCAGATCCAGCAGGACCTGAGCGACGGCACGCTGCGCCTCGGCCTCGTCGCCTTCAGCGATCGCGGCCGGAGGCTCATGAGCCTTACGAACGAGGGCAATCGCGTCACGGGCCGCCTGAGCCTGCTGCGCGGTAGCGGCCGGACGCGCATCGATCTCGGCATGCGCACGGCGGAGGCCGTCCTGCTCGATCGAAACAACGTGCGCCGCGCGGACAACGACGCCGACCGCACGAAGGTCGTGATCGTGCTCAGCGACGGTGCGTTCTGCGCCCGTGACCTGCGCGTCAAAGTCGACAAGCGCATCGAGGTCATGACGCTCGGCGCGGGACGCGGTCCGTACACGAAGAACCTGCGGGCGATGGCCACCGACTTGGCGTACGCGCTCAAGTTGCAGGGTGGCCGGGCGCTCAAGGACACGCAGTACATCTACACCAAGGACTTCGTCCGGACGCGCCCGGTGACGGTCGCGTCGCTCGACATGACGGCCGAACTCGAGCCGTCCATGCAGATCGTCGACGGATCCGTCAACCCGGCGGGGACGGTCGACATGCAGATCATCAAGTGGACCGCGCCGGCCATCGACTGGACGAAGCCGGTGACGCTGACCTATGGCATCCGCCCGCAGTCCGGCGGCCTCCAGAACGTCAACCACTGGGCGCACGTCACGTGGAAGGACTCGGAGAAGCGCGACGGACAAGGCGTTTTCCCGGCGCTGTACGTCGACGTGGCCGGACCGACCGCCACGGCCACGCCGGAAATCGTGCCGACGGCCACGCCTGAGCTGCCGCCAGAGCTGCGCTGA